TGTCAATCCGTTCCTTTAATGTAACAAGACCCGCCTGTTTTTCTCGTAGTTGCTTTATGACTTCGAGAATATGAATCTGTGAACGTCCAAAACGTGTAAGGTCATGACACACAATCACATCTTTAAAACGAATTTGCTTCAGCAATTTTTCAAATTCGGATCTTTCTTTTGCTCCACTTTCCTTTTCAACAACAATATGTTCACATCCATAGTTTTCTAACTCTTTAATCTGCCGATCTAAATTTTGATCAGTTGAACTCACCCTTGCATAACCAATAATCATTATTTATTCATCCCCCGTTTCTTTATAGGGATTGATTTCAAAACATACCTACAATTATTGAACAACCCTTATTAAACATTTAACATATTGATTTTAACACACTTTGAAATGTTTAATAAGGGTGTACTTTTAATGAACATCCGAACATACAAAACCCTTCAACGCTCATGTCGTTGAAGGGTTTACTAAACAATCGCGCCCGTTTGTTTAAGATCACACACTTTGTCAATACAAACTTAACGTCGAGGTTTCCGTACATTAGAGTTGTGAAGAAGAATCTGCCGATTCAGGGATTCTGGATGTTTGTTCATTAACTACAAACACGGTCAAAAAGACTATAATGTTGGCTACACCACATAAAATCCCAACCCATAAAAAGCTTCCGCCATAAAGTAAAGTGGCTGCTATAGCTGTAAATAACCCTGAACCTGCATACATGGCTGAACTATTAAGCGACATGACAGTTCCCC
This DNA window, taken from Alteribacillus bidgolensis, encodes the following:
- a CDS encoding recombinase family protein, giving the protein MIIGYARVSSTDQNLDRQIKELENYGCEHIVVEKESGAKERSEFEKLLKQIRFKDVIVCHDLTRFGRSQIHILEVIKQLREKQAGLVTLKERIDTREVNPYSDLIISIFSATAEFERRKIKERQQEGIAVVIL